The genomic region GCCCACTGGCTGAACTTCTGGCTGCAGCACCAGATCCCGCGCTGACCTTGGCCTTGGTCCGTGCCCTCCTAGAGCTGAGTCGAGGCTGCTCCCGGGCCTGTGCTGAGCAGCTCAGTCTGGGTGGGGGACTCGGCCCACTGGTCGGCCTGGCCTCCCATCCCAAAAGAGCCGTGCGTGAGGCCACCATCTTGATCCTCGCCAACCTGTGCGCCCAGGGCCTGGTGCGGCCTGCCCTGGGCAATGCTGGGGGCGTGGAGGTGCTGTTGGGTGAACTCCGTCGGCGCCGGGGCCTCAACGGGGCAAGCCCAGCCTCCCAGCAGCCCCTGGTGCGGGCCGTGTGTCTGCTGTGCCGGGAGGCTATCAACCGGGCCCGGCTGCGAGATGCCGGGGGCTTGGAGCTGTTGATGGGCTTGCTGCGGGATCCCCGTGCCAGCGCCTGGCACCCTCGTGTGGTGGCTGCCCTCGTGGGCTTCCTATATGATACAGGGGCCCTGGGCCGGCTTCAGGCTCTGGGATTGGTACCTCTCCTGGCTGGGCAGCTGTGTGGTGAGGCTGGCgatgaggaagaagaaggaagagaagctgcctcctgggacttccctgaggagAGGACCCCAGAGCGGGCAGAGGCGGGAAGCTTCCGAAGCCTCCAGTGAGTTCCCACCTGATGCTGTGGGGTGGGGCCTCTTTACTACCCTCACTCACCCCGCCCCCACCTATTCTGTATTTGTAAGACTTTGATTCTGACCCCTAATACCTTGTTCTCACTGAACATGACTGCCTTCAAGACCCCAAATATACCTCTTCTCTCTTAGAGCCACCTTTTGTTTGACCTTGGCTCTccgcaggtggcacagtggtaaacaatccacctgccaatgcaagagacctgggttcaatccctgggtcaggaagatcccctggaggagggtatggccacccactccactattctcacctgtagaatcccatggacagaggaacctggcaggctatggcccatagtgtcccaaagagtcagacacgactgaagggacttagcatgcatgcgtgcatgcacgaGTGCTGGGCCTCTTTGCTTACTGTTCCCTGTGCCCAGGGCACTCCTCCTCTGAGATGCCGTGATTAGAACTTAGGTTAATGGGGACTTGATTTAAAACGTCAGCTCTTTCCTTACCACCCCCCTACCCTGTGTTTctgttcccttttattttttctccacacATATCACTTCACACCACGCTGAACAGAAACTCTAgagggtcatgatctttttttgcttttgcttctctgtagTACCTGAAACGCACTTAGCATACACTAGGCAATAGGCAGTCAGGAATTGCTGaacggggttggggggggggtgttggGATTCCCTTTTTCCCCTGTCCTCCTCAGGCTGCCTTCTCTTCTGGCCTCAGTCACTTCTTGGAGGACCGCTCTTTTGACCTGCTCCCTCCCCTCGGCCCCGGGTTCCAAATCCTTTGTCCCCCCTGCAGGTCCTGGCTGATCTCCGAGGGTTATGCTGCAGGCCCGGGAGACATCTCTCCCGACTGGTCCCCGGAGTGCTGTCCGCCTCCGCCAGAACCGGCCGATCTGACCAGCCCCACCTCGCTGCGGACGCCCCGCGCCCTGCGCCCGCCCGGCCGCAGCCCCACCGCCTCTGCCGCCGAGGAGCCCTGGGGCCGCGAGGGGCCGGCACTGCTGTTGCTGTCGCGCTTCTCCCAGGCTCCCGACCCCAGCGGGGCGCTGGTGACCGGCCCGGCCCTGTGCGGCCTGCTGGCCTACGTGACGGGCGCGCCGGGCCCGCCGAGCCCCCGCGCTCTGCGCATCCTGGCGCGGCTCACCTGCAACCCCGCCTGCCTCGAGGCCTTCGTGCGCAGCTACGGGGCGGCGCTACTGCGCGCCTGGCTGGTGCTCGGCGTTGCCCCCGACGACTGGCCGGCGCTGCGCACCCGGCAGGCCCGCCGCAGCCAGCACCAGCACCGGGAGTTGGGTGGGTCCTGCGCCCTTCTCACCCTTCCCCTCCCACTGCGCCTCCACTGCTCTCTCACCGCCATCCCTGGGAACAACAGCCACCAAGTGGTGGCCGGGAAGGACTCCCTTCTCCATTGCCCCCACACATAGTTCTTCAACCTCTGACTGTATCTTGGGGCCCAGGGACCCCAGCACCAGGCTTGGCCTGAACAGCTTAGAAtctgcctctccttccccagTCTCTTCTCGTTTCCCCGTATTCCTAACTTCTGCACTCTCCTTGACTCCACTGGGCACACTGATGTGAACTGCGGCTCAGGCACCACGTCTTCCCAGGCTCATGTCCTCCGAAAGTCCCCTTCCAACCCTGCCAGGGACTGCCCAGTCTTCTGTGCCCTGTTTTGGCCCTCGAGGGCCCAGAGTCATTCCCTGACCATCCGGGGGTGGGGCTGTTCTGGCCCTTAACCTTCCAGTTCCTAGGGTTGGGTTGCCATCCCTCCAGGGCCTGCGGTCATCACCCTCTGCCTTGCCCTGAGGTCACCCCCTCCTTCCTCTCGGGGACCCAGGGGCCTCTCttgcccacccctacccccaccccagctgccaACCTGACCTGCTCCGCCCGCCCCTGCAGGTGAGATGCTGCTGCAGAACCTGACTGTGCAAGCTGAGTCGCCCTTCGGAGTGGGAGCCCTCACCCACCTGCTGCTCTCTGGGAGCCCGGAGGACCGTGTGGCCTGCGCCCTGACCCTGCCCTTCATCTGTCGGTGAGGGAGACATGGGTACCTCGCGGGGGCAGGGGGCGCAAGATTGCTGTTCTCCAGCGCTgcccttttccagcttctgaaaGATTCTCTTTTCCCCTCAAAGGAAGCCCTCTCTGTGGCGCCGGCTACTTCTGGACCAGGGCGGCCTCCGGCTCCTCCTCTCGGCGCTTACCCGGCCCGCTCCGCAcccactctttctctttttcGCCGCAGATTCCCTTTCCTGCCTCCAAGGCCTGGTGTCTCCCACGGGGAGCCCAGCCATCCTACCTGCAATCCCCTTGGACCTAGACCCACCCTCCCCTTGCCTCTATGAACCTCTGCTGGGCCCAGCCCCCATGCCAGCCCCCGACCTCCACTTCCTGCTGGACTCAGGCCTCCGGCTCCCTGCCCAGCGAGCCGCCTCAGCCACTGCCTCCCCTTTCTTCCGGGCCCTGCTGGCTGGCAGCTTTGCCGAAGCCCAAATGGACCTAGTGCCCCTCCGAGGCCTGTCGCCCAGCGCGGCCTGGCCCATCCTGCATCACCTGCATGGCTGCCGGGGCTGTGGGGCCGCCCTGGGGCCTGTACCTCCGCCAGGCCAGCCCCTGCTGGGCTCCGAAGCTGAGGAGGCTCTGGAGGCCGCTGGCCGTTTCCTGCTgccagggctggaggaggagctggaagaAGCTGTGGGCCGCATCCACCTGGGACCCCAGGGTGGCCCAGAGTCAGTGGGGGAGGTGTTCCGCCTGGGCCGGCCGCGGCTGGCTGCCCACTGCGCACGCTGGACCCTTGGGCCGGGGCAGTGCCCCCGGAAGCGGGCCCTGGCTCTGGTGGGGCTTGTGGAAGCTGCTGGCGAGGAGGCTGGGCCCCTGACCGAGGCCTTACTGGCTGTGGTGATGGGGGTGGAGTCAGGGGGCAAGGGTCCCAGCCTAGACTGTTGATGTACCCTGGGGGGAGACCCAGGGATGAGTTAGCTAGGAGGAGGTCTCTCTCAATGGGAGGAGGCTGAGCAGAAGGAGTCACCGTTGATGGCCCATGAGAGGATGGACCTGGACCCCGGGGTGTCTGAAGACTCAGGAGTGAGAAGCCAAGGCCAGGGTCTGGGCATGGGGCCCTCGAGGTGGAGAacagcccagggccccaggcacCTGGCCTGGCCCAGCTTTATGGATTTGGAATTAAAAGCTTTGGAGTCGGCTCCCCCTGTTGTGTGGTGTCTCTGCTTCCTTTCCTGTGGGAGTACCTGTACACCTTAACCCATCCAGCAGGGTTGTGTCCAGGTGTCTGTGTCTcagtgggcctccctggtggctcagcggtaaagaacctgcctactcatgcaggagacacaggttcagtcctggggtctggaagatcccctggagaaggaaatgagaacccactccagtattcttgcctgggaaatcccatggacggaggatcctgatGGGGCTtatagagagtcggacatgacttagcaattcaacAACAACTGTGTCTCAGTACAGGCCACCCTTGGCGTGCAGGAGTTTAATAAGTAACAATGTGCAGGTTCCTGGAGCCCCTGGATATGCTGCAGTTGCCAGGCTGCTCCTGAGGATGTGGTTTTGGGCCCCAGGGGAAGCCTGCTTCCTGTTCAGGCTACTTCATTGTTTAGCCACCCACCCAGCTGGACACAGACCTGGATCGAGGCTGAGGGGATGTGTGGGTGGGGATGGATGTCCAAGACCTTGGCACTATGGTTTCATCACCCATCACGCATTGTGGACCTTCTGTCTCTGGGTCCATTTTCATCTCTTGGTCAAGTGTCCTGCTGTTTTTCTGAGGGAAGACCTATTGTGTTCTTCAAGTCCCTGAGGCCACTATTCATGCCCAGAGGGAGCTGGAGCCCTAGGCTGGCATTGCTTTGTTTGCCCAGGCAGGGTCTCCAAAAACCTGGCTCCCAGATCATTGACAACTTCGGTGGCAGCCTGACTTTGAGGACAGGGCCTGGACTGGGGCTGTCCACTAACTTCTGGGAAGCCAAGGGGGCCCCTTGCTGCCTCTGAGAGTATCCAGGTCTTTGTTCTCATGATGTCCTTTACAACCACCcagagagctttttttttaaatggaatatataaatatttatgtaaggACTTACTCATTTCtctctccagctttttttttctttctttttggctgcatggaCGGctcatgggatctcagttccctgacgaggggtccaatctgtgccccctgaagccgaagcttggagtcctaaccactagaccaccagggaattccccagaaaACTTTTTTAACAGTGCTGATGCCCAGCCCTTTCTAACTGAATTGGACTGAGGGGAGAGTGCCTTGGGCATcagtattttttagatttatttttaattagtggataattgctttacaatgctgtgttggtttctgccatacaacagtgcgTATACGTATGTCCTCTCCTTCCCAGCGGAGCCCCCTCCCCCCgcatcagtgtttttaaaaaagcccCCCGAGTTGCCATTCCAATGCTCAGTTCTCGACCTGTGTCTGAGTTGAGACCCACAGTCTGTCTGCAGCACTGCTGTGTCCGTCCACACCTATCTCTAGTTTCTCATTTCCAACTTGATTTCTCAGTCCAGGGGAAGCCTCTTGTTCCTTTGTGGCCGGAGTCTGTGTCTTGCTTGCTTCTCTATATTCATCAGTATCTTGGGAAAGGGCTCTTGGGGGACAGGTCTGGGTCATCTCGATGCAGGGGACAGTTGGCTGAGGTCTGGCTGCCTGGCAGCATTTCTCCTGAGTCTGCGTGGGACTTGGGCCTCCGGTTCTGTTTACctgtgtctgtatgtctgtttccAACTCTATGGCTTAGAGTCTGTGGATGGGTTCATCATCTCTGTCTCTTGGAGATTTCTTTGTATCCAGTTTGTATGCCTTTTGGGATCTCTGTTATATCATTGTCACAGTCTCTTAGGGAAGATCTCTGAACCTGGGACCTGACAGATCCTTAGAACATCACCACCGCCTCCAACTCCAAAATTCTGTCTAGAGCAATCTTCTGGGAatagggggtgggagaggagctCTGTCTAGGACTTAAGGTACTAACTTTGGGGATGCGGGGAGGTGGGCTTGGGGGCCTCAGTCTGTGTCTAAGAGTCTCACTGAGCAAAGGATCCCGGGCTTTTTCTGGAGGAGCCACTTCTCTTACTCCGACTCTGGCCGCCTGGGGCTCCCTGCAGCTGAGGCCAAGGCTGGGGTGTGGCCGTCTGCGCAGCAGGCAGGCGGGCTGGGCCTGGGTGGGCCGGGGCCCTCCCTCCCTTACAGGCCCCCACCCCGGGTTCTCCCGTTCTCCCCCCCACTCCTCCCACCCCCGTCCCCCCTCCAGCCTTATCCCAGCGGGTCCCGGCTTCCTTACATGGTCAAGGCTGGGCCTCCAGCTCCCGGAcgtcccccgccccccgcccccaccggaCACGGCCCCCGCCCTGCTCGCCCCGCGCGGTCTGCCCGCGCCCCGTCATGGAGGACCTGGGTGAGTGGGGTCCGGGTCCCCTTGTCCCCAAGCCCCTCACCACTGCCTGGACCCGCTTCCCCATCCTGGGGCCCCCTCGCACTCCCGGCATCTCTCCATCCCTGCCTCCCGGTCTTCTCGCTTCTGGTCTCTGCCGGCGCCTCCTTTCCGACTCCACGTCCCCCTTCCTGCCGCTCCCTTCCTGCCTTTGCCAGACTGGTcgctccctcccttcttccttcactTCGCTCCCGCGTCGCGGGCTGCATAcggatgggcagggaggtgcagagCCTGCGGGCGCCTGGGCTCGGGAGCTCTGGGAAGGGAGGAGTTAAAAGGACCCTGGGTCCAGGGACTGGGAAAGTAGTCGGGAAAGGAGATTATGACAGTaagttttggagaagaaaatgggctTGCCCTAGGGTTTGGGAAACGCAAGAGTTAAGGGCCCTTAAGTATGGCAGGGTCAGGTCCTTGGGGCAGAAAGTAAATATAATAGATGAGTGCCGAGATGCCAGGGAGAGGTTAAGGGTTCCATCAAGGCGCTCAGAGATGCAGAGTAAAGGGGCAGGGACTTCTAAATTCTGAAAGGTAAAGAGTTCAGATTCTGGATCTGGGGATGGAGACGGGGAGAGTTGGGTTGTGTGTGTTGAGGGAGGGGGGTGTGCTGTCTGTCCCTCCGACTTGGGGCAGAAAGGAGGACCCACGCATCTCATCCTCCCTGTCGTTTGGAACCGGGGCAGGAAGGCTTTGCGCTCCGTGGAGAGAAGGAGTTCCAGCACTCTGAGGTAGGGGGTGCTGCTCAGAATGAGTAACGAGCACTGGTACTGAAGAAAAAACCAATCAGAAAGCAGGTCCCAGCAGACTCACCAATTAGTTGCATAGGGTGGAGCCCAGTGGCATCTGGAGGTgggccagggctgggaggggcctgTTAAGGTGTAGGGGGTGTGGCAGAAAGAGCATCCAATCAGAAAGCAGGTGTCAGGCATACAGCCAATTGAGCAATTTGGGGTGGAGCCATATTTGCCTCCAGTAAAGAGCCAATTTTGACTGTATTACCGAAGATTCAGAGAATTAGAGTCAGGTAGATGAGTTAGTAAATGACTCTCAGGATAAGCCACGTGGGATATTGTGACCGTAAATAGTCCTTGCTGCCCTTCCACATCTCTGCCATGGTCTGCCTTGTATTTCTTCTGATTCTTGACCTCTACTCTTAATACTCGCTTCTGTCCTCCTCAAATACTGCCCACTTAGAACACTTATTCTCTGATCTCTTAAGGCCCTGTCTCTGCCTTAGCCTTGACCTCTCAACCTCTCACCTTGACGGCCTCTCCCTGCAGATGCCCTTCTCTCTGACCTGGAGACCACAACCTCACACATGCCAAGGTCAGGAGCTCTAAAAGAGCGGCCCCCAGAGCCCCTCACGTCTCCTCTGACACAGGTGAGCTCAGATGCTGGGGAGAGGGACAACCACTCAGGCCAGGTTtggtgagaggaaaggaaacccGGGCCTGAGTAGGGCAGAGTACGGGCGTATCATCCACATACATGTCCTTCTCTATAGATGGGGCCTGGGGAATCTTCAGGAGCCTCTGGGGACAAAGACCATCTGTACAGGTGAGAAGACTGGGTATGGGGGGATGGGGTGGCCAATTGAGACTCAGGCTTGTATTCCCCACCCCTGAACCCAAGCTCCCACCCTCTTTCCCAGCACGGTATGCAAGCCTCGGTCCCCGAAGCCTGCAGCCCCTGCCACCCCTCCATTCTCCTCTTCCTGCGGTGTCTTGGGCACGGGGCTCTGTGAGCTAGACAGGTTGCTTCAGGAACTTAACGCTACTCAGTTCAACATAACAGGTACCAGGGTTACTGGGACAAGCCTTGATGGgatggggggcagggcagggctgggcagagactaaggggggtagccattcccttctccaggggatattcctgacccaaggattgaaccagggtctcctgccttgcagatggattctttactgtccaagtcACTAAGGAAGCCCATAGACTTCCCAGGGTAGCAGCTAAAGGGATGCGAGCCTTAACTGGGAAGGAGGCTAGCACATGGCCCCATGCCCAGtgcccttctctcttctctgcagATGAAATAATGTCTCAGTTCCCATCTAGCAAGGAGACAGCAGGGGAGCAGAAGGAGGACCAGTCTGAGGACAAGAAAAGGCCCAGCCCGTGAGTCTGGCATAGCTGGCAGGGTTGGGAAAGAGGTGGTCAGTTCTGGATGCTGGAGTTACTGGAGGAAGCGTTACCCTGAGACTCTGAGCTGACACAAGTTGTGTTCTTCAcagccctcccagcccctcccctgttCTCCCAAAGCCTTCAGCCACCTCAGCCACCCTGGAGCTAGACAGACTGATGGCCTCACTCTCTGACTTCCGTGTCCAGAACCATGTGAGTCACTCAGGGAGTGCGCGGTAGACCACTGTGGATTTATGGCTCTCGACCCATCTGAGACCTTCTCACACATGCTGCCCTGCTGACTCAACTCTCCTGTCCTCACTACTGCAGCTTCCAGCCTCAGGGCCCACCCCACCACCAGTGCCAAGCTCCATGAGTGAGGACACCCCTTCCCCACCAGGGCCCACCAGCAAAGGCAGCCTGGACACCATGCTGGGGCTGCTTCAGTCTGACCTCAGCCGCCGTGGCGTTCCCACCCAGGCCAAGGGCCTCTGTGGCTCCTGCAATAAACCCATTGCTGGGCAAGTAAGTGTAGCTCTGTGAGTAAGGGGGTAGAGACccatgtgtgccaagtcacttcagtcatgtccaactctttgcaatcctatggactgtagcccactaggctcctctgtccatgggattctccaagcaagtgtactggcgtgggttgccatgccctcctccaggggatcttccccatccaggaatcgaatctgcatcccttatatctcctgctttggcagacaagttctttaccactagcaccacctgggaagcccagagacctATAGACTCATTTCACTGAGAGCCAGTGGGTATTATTGTTATTCATATTTTgcggatgaggaaattgaagctgtgagTCAGAGAGCAAGTGAGTGGCAGAGTAAGAATTCCAACCCAGGTTTTATTTATTCTagtcctactgtgtgccagacattaTGCTAGCTCCTTTACAAACCcccatgtaattttttaaattaatcaatttatttcatttctggttgtactgggtcttcattgctgtgcgtgggctttctctcctTGCAGAGATTCTGGCTACTGCCTTGTTGTAGTTTGCAGGCTTcttattgaggtggcttctcttgttgcagcgcacaggctctaggcacaagaACTGCAgtagttgcagcccatgggctcagtagttgaggctcataGGCTTTACAGCACGTGCTCAGtcgttgtggtgctcaggcttagttgctcagaggtatgtgggatcttcctggagcagggatcaaacctgtgtcccctacactggcaggcagattcttatccactgcaccaccggggaagtcacCCCtcccatttaatcttcacaaaagcCTCATTGGCTCCACCCACCATCTCTTCGGGACCCACAAAGACTGTTTCTCCTCCACCAGTCTGGTTTGGGAGCTCCATTTCTTGGCTTATTGACTGAGCAGATGTTATGGGCAACTGTGCCCAGTGGTTGATCTAGATCCTCCTGCTAGATAAAGTGCCCTACCGCCATCTATTTTGGTGAGAATTTCCAATCTCAGCAGAGCAGGGTGACATTATGAATTTTCTAAGCACTTTCACCTTCATGGGCCCCttcctccattaaaaaatatataaattgcaTTTTATAACAGTTGGAGTGAAGATGAatacattaatattatatatttagtcATTTTCTTCtagcta from Bos javanicus breed banteng chromosome 25, ARS-OSU_banteng_1.0, whole genome shotgun sequence harbors:
- the ARMC5 gene encoding armadillo repeat-containing protein 5; its protein translation is MAAAKSTPTDSLSFCLAQLTAAAGEGLGGRKDTATSETPLGRALLALRTRHVKAAGGIERFRARGGLRPLLALLRRAAAAGPAPSQAGAGSAPSSVESAASSGPAPSPGSAPSAASPATPSPPARLRKTLDLALSILANCCTEGACRAEVRRLGGILPLVTILQCVKTDSIQNRTARALGNLAMEPESCGDIHCAGAVPLLVESLTACQDSQCRQSVVRALRNLADSPQHRLALAQQGAVRPLAELLAAAPDPALTLALVRALLELSRGCSRACAEQLSLGGGLGPLVGLASHPKRAVREATILILANLCAQGLVRPALGNAGGVEVLLGELRRRRGLNGASPASQQPLVRAVCLLCREAINRARLRDAGGLELLMGLLRDPRASAWHPRVVAALVGFLYDTGALGRLQALGLVPLLAGQLCGEAGDEEEEGREAASWDFPEERTPERAEAGSFRSLQSWLISEGYAAGPGDISPDWSPECCPPPPEPADLTSPTSLRTPRALRPPGRSPTASAAEEPWGREGPALLLLSRFSQAPDPSGALVTGPALCGLLAYVTGAPGPPSPRALRILARLTCNPACLEAFVRSYGAALLRAWLVLGVAPDDWPALRTRQARRSQHQHRELGEMLLQNLTVQAESPFGVGALTHLLLSGSPEDRVACALTLPFICRKPSLWRRLLLDQGGLRLLLSALTRPAPHPLFLFFAADSLSCLQGLVSPTGSPAILPAIPLDLDPPSPCLYEPLLGPAPMPAPDLHFLLDSGLRLPAQRAASATASPFFRALLAGSFAEAQMDLVPLRGLSPSAAWPILHHLHGCRGCGAALGPVPPPGQPLLGSEAEEALEAAGRFLLPGLEEELEEAVGRIHLGPQGGPESVGEVFRLGRPRLAAHCARWTLGPGQCPRKRALALVGLVEAAGEEAGPLTEALLAVVMGVESGGKGPSLDC
- the TGFB1I1 gene encoding transforming growth factor beta-1-induced transcript 1 protein isoform X1, producing MEDLDALLSDLETTTSHMPRSGALKERPPEPLTSPLTQMGPGESSGASGDKDHLYSTVCKPRSPKPAAPATPPFSSSCGVLGTGLCELDRLLQELNATQFNITDEIMSQFPSSKETAGEQKEDQSEDKKRPSPPPSPSPVLPKPSATSATLELDRLMASLSDFRVQNHLPASGPTPPPVPSSMSEDTPSPPGPTSKGSLDTMLGLLQSDLSRRGVPTQAKGLCGSCNKPIAGQVVTALGRAWHPEHFVCGGCSTALGGSSFFEKDGAPFCPECYFERFSPRCGLCNQPIRHKMVTALGTHWHPEHFCCVSCGEPFGDEGFHEREGRPYCRRDFLQLFAPRCQGCQGPILDNYISALSALWHPDCFVCRECFAPFSGGSFFEHEGRPLCENHFHARRGSLCATCGLPVTGRCVSALGRRFHPDHFTCTFCLRPLTKGSFQERAGKPYCQPCFLKLFG